A single window of Lutzomyia longipalpis isolate SR_M1_2022 chromosome 1, ASM2433408v1 DNA harbors:
- the LOC129787430 gene encoding L-dopachrome tautomerase yellow-f-like, with product MHWFVFCVISVFFGNYVVKAYSGVEEMYYWKEIIYEDLPLNDDTLIGKYPYFLPYNNDVSGVEYHAQSGLMVTTVARIRPGIPSTLNAFCVADYAKGTSPHIWGFPNYERNLLKASFYESGSSRNLQSTEKYSAGYYNFFYRTKESNGRKNVHQSISLYNDYSHATDYCIINLYCPNVDNFCNRLYIVDTGTLYYSPSEIYYVQNPAILVFDLPSNGCQSRQFKLIRRVEIPNHLWKNPVGFVFITPDYQPKGSCDDVFLYTINNFDNSLIVYDYKRGDFWSFTDATMKPILAEANIFMDVVYNIPLGIANVALGWSDKNGDRNAYFAPGSSLAEYIVSTKVLKSSKSAYKDTSDEFSLIGYRGCNSQTYKQVFDPTTGVIFFGDLFAHRVHCWNTRLPLNPDTIGVVYESDEIIFISDISIDSNGYLWFISSYLPYMFSTQDPLNVTEVNSRVFRVKVYDAIKGNVCDISAYYLT from the exons ATGCACTGGTTCGTGTTCTGTGTAATATCTGTGTTCTTTGGAAATTATGTTGTTAAAGCATATAGTGGAGTAGAAGAAATGTACTACtggaaagaaataatttacgAAGACCTTCCTCTGAatg ATGATACACTCATTGGAAAATATCCATATTTTTTGCCTTACAATAACGATGTCAGTGGAGTAGAATATCATGCACAGAGTGGATTAATGGTGACAACTGTGGCTAGAATCCGTCCAGGAATTCCATCAACTCTCAACGCTTTCTGTGTGGCTGATTATGCGAAAGGGACAAGTCCACACATTTGGGGATTTCCAAACTATGAAAGGAACTTGCTGAAAGCTTCTTTTTATGAGAGTGGAAGTAGTAGAAATTTACAAAGCACGGAAAAATATTCTGCAGGATACTACAACTTCTTTTATAGAACTAAAGAGAGCAATGGTAGAAAAAATGTCCACCAGAGTATCTCTTTATACAATGACTACAGCCATGCAACAGATTATTgcataattaatttgtattgcCCAAATGTagataatttttgcaatcgCCTCTACATCGTTGACACGGGAACGCTTTACTACTCACCTAGTGAAATTTACTATGTACAAAATCCTGCAATTCTTGTATTTGATTTACCTTCAAATGGTTGCCAGAGTAgacaattcaaattaattcgtCGCGTGGAAATTCCTAATCATCTTTGGAAGAATCCAGTTGGTTTCGTATTTATTACACCAGACTACCAACCCAAGGGATCCTGCGATGATGTGTTTCTTTAcacaattaataattttgataataGTCTCATAGTTTACGACTACAAACGTGGAGATTTTTGGTCATTTACTGATGCGACCATGAAGCCAATCCTTGCAGAAGCAAACATATTCATGGATGTCGTTTACAATATTCCTCTTGGAATTGCAAATGTAGCTCTTGGATGGTCAGACAAGAATGGTGATCGGAATGCATATTTCGCTCCTGGTTCAAGTTTAGCTGAATACATTGTATCCACTAAAGTTCTAAAAAGTTCCAAAAGCGCATATAAAGACACTTCCGACGAATTTTCGCTAATCGGCTATCGTGGGTGTAACAGTCAAACTTATAAGCAAGTTTTTGATCCGACAACTGGAGTAATTTTCTTCGGAGATTTATTTGCGCATAGAGTTCATTGTTGGAATACCAGATTACCTCTAAATCCGGATACAATTGGTGTAGTTTATGAATCagatgaaataatatttatatcgGATATTAGTATAGATTCAAATGGTTATTTATGGTTTATTTCAAGCTATCTTCCCTATATGTTTAGTACACAAGATCCTCTGAATGTAACCGAAGTAAATTCAAGAGTTTTCCGTGTTAAAGTATATGATGCTATTAAAGGAAATGTTTGTGATATTTCCGCTTATTACCTAACAtga
- the LOC129787435 gene encoding L-dopachrome tautomerase yellow-f-like, whose product MYYWKEIIYEDPPLDDNTLIGKYPYRLPYNNDVNGIEYHAQSGLMVTIVARIRPGVPSTLNAFCAADYDKGTSPHIWGFPNYQMNTLKASFYDSRSGRNLKTFEEYSAGYFNFFFANRSNEEDIGRKGNLNSYAYNNYAKDFSIVNTYYPNVDNFCNRLYIVDTGTLYYSPNEIYYVQNPAVLVFSLPSNGCKSRQFPIVHRVEIPNHLWKNPVGFVFITPDYQPKGSCDDVFLYIANIFDNSLIVYDYKRGDFWSFTDPSMKPVLAESNVSFKDGVYYIPLGISNVALGWPDKNGDRNAYFVPASSLAEYIVSTKVLKSSKSALYKDSSDAFTLIGYRGCNTETYKQVFDPTTGIISFGEMFSHKIRCWNTRLPLNPDTVGVVFESDKLLFVAEISVDSEEYLWFITNSLPYMFNTQDPLNVTEVNSRVFRVKVYDAIKGTVCDTSTLYH is encoded by the exons ATGTACTACTGGAAAGAAATAATCTACGAAGATCCTCCCCTTGAcg ATAATACGTTGATTGGAAAGTATCCATATCGCTTACCTTATAACAATGATGTTAATGGAATTGAATATCATGCTCAAAGTGGATTAATGGTGACAATTGTTGCGCGAATCCGTCCAGGAGTTCCATCGACCCTCAATGCTTTCTGCGCGGCTGATTATGATAAAGGAACTAGTCCACATATTTGGGGCTTTCCTAACTACCAAATGAACACACTGAAAGCTTCGTTTTATGATAGCAGAAGTGGAAGAAATCTAAAAACCTTTGAAGAATACTCTGCAGGAtacttcaatttcttctttgctAATCGAAGTAATGAAGAGGACATTGGCAGGAAAGGAAACTTAAATTCTTATGCCTACAATAACTATGCAAAAGATTTTAGTATAGTTAACACGTATTACCCGAATGTGgataatttttgcaatcgCCTCTACATCGTAGACACGGGAACACTTTACTATTCCcccaatgaaatttattatgtacaaaatccGGCAGTTCTTGTGTTCAGTTTACCTTCAAATGGATGTAAAAGCCGACAATTCCCAATAGTTCATCGTGTAGAGATCCCCAATCATCTCTGGAAGAATCCTGTTGGATTTGTATTCATCACTCCTGATTATCAACCAAAAGGATCTTGCGATGATGTATTCCTCTACATAGCAAACATTTTCGATAATAGCCTCATAGTTTATGACTATAAACGTGGAGATTTTTGGTCATTTACTGATCCATCCATGAAGCCAGTCCTTGCAGAATCAAACGTATCCTTTAAGGATGGCGTGTACTACATTCCTCTTGGAATTTCAAATGTAGCGCTTGGATGGCCCGATAAAAATGGAGATCGCAATGCATATTTCGTTCCTGCTTCAAGTTTAGCTGAATACATTGTATCCACTAAAGTTcttaaaagctctaaaagcgCTTTATATAAGGATAGTTCAGATGCATTTACACTGATTGGCTATCGTGGGTGCAACACTGAAACCTATAAGCAAGTTTTTGATCCAACAACTGGCATTATTTCCTTCGGAGAGAtgttttcacacaaaattcgTTGCTGGAATACCAGACTACCCCTAAATCCTGATACAGTTGGTGTAGTTTTTGAATCTGATAAATTACTCTTTGTTGCTGAAATTAGTGTAGATTCAGAGGAATATTTATGGTTTATAACAAATTCACTTCCTTATATGTTTAATACTCAAGATCCACTGAATGTAACCGAAGTAAATTCAAGAGTTTTCCGTGTTAAAGTATATGATGCTATTAAAGGAACTGTTTGTGATACCTCCACTTTGTACCATTAa